One Phycisphaerae bacterium DNA window includes the following coding sequences:
- a CDS encoding tetratricopeptide repeat protein yields the protein MSRLDRIKQMLAAEPADVFLNFSLAMELVKEGRQEDAVAQFARVSELDPAYVPAYFQRANALVAMGRKADAKAVLQLGIAAARKAGDKHAASEMGQMLSLLG from the coding sequence GTGTCACGACTCGACAGGATCAAGCAGATGCTGGCGGCCGAGCCGGCCGATGTCTTCCTCAACTTCTCCCTGGCGATGGAACTGGTCAAGGAGGGCCGTCAGGAAGACGCGGTGGCCCAATTCGCGCGGGTCAGCGAGCTCGACCCTGCCTACGTGCCGGCCTACTTCCAGCGGGCCAACGCCCTCGTGGCCATGGGCCGGAAGGCAGATGCCAAGGCGGTCCTGCAGCTAGGCATTGCCGCTGCTCGGAAGGCGGGTGACAAGCACGCCGCCAGCGAGATGGGGCAGATGCTGAGCCTGCTGGGGTAG